The genomic window aaaaagtttatgtgcCTACTCGGATTGGGGAAGTATACTGGGAAAAACAGGCCAATAGTAGATTTGATTGGAAGAGTAGTGTTTTGAGCAACTTTTGTTAAGCACTGTTTTGTATTTTGACTGATTGTGACAACAGTATATTTTTCTGCTGATATTTGTGGGTTGTCAGGCTTCCGTGGTGTAAAACAACCTTGATCAAAATGTGAATGGTTCAAGAAGTTAGTGAATCAGCTTTCAGGCCTGTCTGGAACAGAACAAAGGGGCACCCACTCAACAGCTcactaaatttcttttaaaaacctgTTGTCTTCCAAGATTTGGGACTAATAATAAAAAAGCCTCAGGTAGCTTTTGTTCATAAATTACCATCAGTCTGTGATCTAACAGAGGAGATAAAGGCAGGGGAATAGGTATTTCTTCCAAGCCTTTTATtgtgatgattttaaaaactattatttttcaatattttggaTACTTCATGTATTTTCAGAAGAAAGCAGCCATGAACAAGTGTATGTATATTGAGAGTTAACTGGAAAAATCCATTTTCATGGAAGTTCTCATTCTAAACACTGGACAGAATCAGTTCTATCCCCTAAACCAGAGGTTGGAAAATGATGACCCGTGGCTGAATCTGGCTTGCTGCCTGTTCTTCTGAACACAGTTTTATCGAAGCACAGCCACTCCCATTTACTTACGCGTCAGGCAAGGATTCTTTCACTCTGCACTGGCAGAGTTGAGTACTTGCGACAGATGGGATATGACTCACagaattgaaatatttattatctggccccTTAGAAATATTTGCCAACCCATGTGCTGAGCCACTGACATCGCCATCTAATCCCATGTGGCAACCACTGGCGGTAGATTTGCGGTTTAAACTCTTCCTGGCCACTAATCTGGGTCCATTGATACAGgaagactgtttttttttgtttgttttttaagacagagtctcgctctgttggccaggctggaatggagtgcaatggcataattgtggctcactgcaacctctgccacccgggctcaaacaattctcctgcctcagcctcccaagtagctgggattataggtgcccgccaccacaactggctgttttttttttttttcagtagagacggggtttcaccatgttggccaggctggtcttgaacccctgacctcaggtgatccaccctcttcggcctcccaaaatcctgggattacagttgtgagccaccacacctggccaggaagaTAGTTCAATACAGGGGCCAAACAAGGCCACATGCTGGCTGTTTTGTCTCTTTTCCGTCTTTCTTTTTCATCATGGCATTGGTTTCTTGGAGACACGAGGTTATTTTTCCTGTAGAATGTCTCACACTCTGGACTTGACAGATTGCTTCCTGTGCTGTTGTTTCGCTTGTTTCCGGAAGTCCTGTGTTTTCCGTAAACCAGTAGTTAGATCTAGAAACTCAATTCGTTTCAGGTTCTATTTCTTTGGGCAAGAATAGTTCATGCCTGGTAATGTGTAATTCTTATTACATCACAACAGGAAACCCATTAATGTCTGGTTGTCTCAGTTTTAGGGAGGATAAGAGTGATGATCAAGTATGCCCTTAACCCTCGCTTATCAAATTCCCTGCCAAGCTTTTCACCAAATGGTTCTAAAACAGTCCATTGATGGTTGCTTTAGACCTATAATTTCATTCAGGGTTGCAATACGGTGATTTTATTATTCTATCATCCCTTCTTCATTTATTAGTTAGGGAAATTCTATGAAGAAGACATTTCCTTAACTATTGTTCGCCCTAAAACACAGTTCATGCTGAAAATGCAGAAGAAATTTCTGGAGTGATAAGTTGGTGCTGTAGCAAGCTCTAATTATAAATGAAACTATTTAATTGTCATTGtgaactcatggatatttatatACTTGTGTGCATCCATCAGTTGTCATCATTAGTTGCTGCAATTAGGGAAAATGTCCCTCTGTGGCCAGTGGGCTCCGCTTCAGTTTGGAGCTGGTGTTCTTTTGGTGTGACCCCCCAGTCTTTGAGAGGTCTTCTTTCTAGCACAACAAAATGACTCAGCTTCTCTTGTACATCTTATGCTCCAGACTTGGAGGCTGCCATTTCTCCAAGTAGTCCTGGAGATTCTCAAATGCTAAAGTTAACCAACACACTGCCCTAAGaccagaaaggagaaaaatggaagTTCTGGGTTCTGTCAATGGACTATTTCACTGAGCAGACTGCTAAGACCTCTGAATTATGTGGACACTGAGAATCAGTCCCGTGTTGGGACcggctggtggctcatgcctgtaatcccagcacttttgcactttgggaggccaaggcgggtggatcacctgtggttaggagtttgagaccagcctggccaacatggtgaaaccctgtctttactaaaaacaaaaataaaccccccaaattagccgagtgtggtggcaggcacctctaatcccagctacttgggaggctgaggcaggagagccgtttgagcctgggaggcagaggttgcagtgagccgagattgtgccactgcactttagcctgggtgacaagagtgaaacaccatcttaacaacaacaacaacaacaacaacaacaagaatcAGTCACGTGTTGGTTTGAGGATCAAACACAGTGGAGGTGACATCACTCAAGCCTAGGTCATCATTCCCCTGTTTCCAGCAGGCTTTTTGGTTCGACCTGTCACACGTTCCAACCCATGCACCCTAACCCCCTGCTTCTTTACCTCTTCAATTGAGACACAAGATTCATTTTGGCCCAAAGGAGGTATACTTCAAAAAcaattttcctttattaaaagAATGCTTATAAAAAGTCCATTTCACTTCTGCGTCCTTTCTTCTGGTCACTCCCAGCTCACTTGCAGCACTTGGCCTTCCCGTGGTAACAGGTGCCTTGAATTCTGGTATAGATTGGGCAGGCAGAATAGAGACATTGCCCTCCACTCCTGACGCAGTTGTAATGGTCAGATCTGTGGCCAAGACCTGTGAGAAAGTTATCGCCTGTAAGGAGGGAACACAGACACTTCAGACTCATGGCTTGTAGCTGCAATGATTTGACAACATCTCGTGAAAGCAGAACAAATAACTCTGCAAAACACTGGGGAGTCTTCTCTTCCAGAAATTTGCACATGATTGATCTTTGGGACTACTCATGAAATGAGGTGTCTGAAGAGCTTACTCACTCAGGGGCTATGCCAGCTGTGGCCAAATATAGGCCAAGGAACCAACAGTGGGGTTCTGAGTGGGGTTTTCTTATGCTGAGAGATTTTAGATGTGCAGAGAATTCAAGTTGTTTTCCAAATAAGTTTTCCACCTTGTCTCACCACACCCCAAACTCACATCCTGTGTTTTAGAAATGTGGAAGCAGGTGCCACTCTTCAAACACAGCCTAAACTTCCCTCCTTCCATGCCTTCAGTTACACTGTTCCCTCTGCATTGAATCCCAGCTCCCCCACTTCCCACATCACTATTTCAGCTGAAATCGAGGATCCTTTCATGTCAGGCTGAAATTATGGTTACTCTCTAAAGctttcatagttttttttctacTTGGAATTTATATTGCCCTTCTCCCAGTATCCCAGATCTCATAAATAGAGACAGTACTCTGGACTAGGTTTCTATTCCATGCAACAGGGAACAGTCGCCTGTGATTTTCCTGGCCAGGGACCAGCAGGCCATCATTTTGCATGCCTTCATTGGTAGGCGTTTTGGACTGAACTGTGTCTCCTAGGAAAAAATTTCCTGTGTTGAAGCCCTAGCCAGTGCCTTAGAaggtgattgtatttggagagaGAAACTTTAAAGAGATGATTCAAGATAAACACAGTCATTGGGGTGTGCTCTGATCCATGCGACTtgcatccttataagaagagattgggacagacacacacagaggaaggaCCATGTGAGGACGCAGGGAGGAGGTGGCTGTCTCCCAGCCAAAGAGAGAAACCTGAGAAGAAgccaaccctgctggcaccttgatctcggaattccagcctccaggactgcgaggaaatatatttctgttgtaaaACTGCCCAATCTGTTTATGGGTGGTTTAAACCATAAACCTGGTAGgctgagcagactaatacaagaGGCCATCGTCACCCTAGGAGACAATACATTCCAATGTCGCAGATCTCTGTTGGAAAGATGGCTTTCACACTGATGGAAATTGTCCCATCAGTAACTTGCATCCAGCGGCTATTTTTCTGCTTTTGCGGTaattccacttttcttttttttttgagatggagtctcactctgtcacccaggctggagttcaatggcacgatcttggctcactgcaagcgccacctcccaggttcacaccattctcctgcctcagcttcccgagtagctgggactacaggcacctgccaccgtgcccggctaattttttgtatttttagtagagacgggaggtctccaccgtgttagccaggaggtctctgacctcatgatccactcgccttggcctcccaaagtgctgggattacaggcgtgagccactgcgcctggccagtaacTCCACTTTTGAAAAACTCTTCTCATTGTCCTCAATGCCTGGTTTCTGGGCTCTTCCCAAACCTCTTCACTCTCCTGTGGATGTGTTTAAGTTGGCCAACAGACTTCCCAATGTTTGAAACCTGGTATCAATACAGAGTTCCTTCAATGTGTCCCATCAACTAAGGCCAAAAAAGGCttcatttctctcattttgttcACTACAAAGCAGCACTGACCAATATGGCTGCCACATGGTCCCTGTGGCTGTTCTCACTGAGGTTAATTGAAATCACCCTATCCGCATTGCAAGTACTCACGAACCCTATGTGGCTAATGGGTGCTGCATTCATCGAACAGCAGATACAGTCTTTTTACCACCGCAGAACGTGCTATTGAACTTGATTTCAATAGAAGGGACCCTGTATTGATACCAGGCTTCAAACGTTGGGAAGTCTGTTGGCCAACTTCAACACATCCATAGGAGAGTGAAGAGGTTTGGGAAGGGCCCGGAAACCAGGCATTGAGGacaatgagaaaagaagaattttttttgtgttgGCGTCTTGGGCCAAGGCCACTCATTTGTTCACACAAAACACAGTCTCTTGATTGCCAGCTTATATTCTTTTCCTCTGATTGATTCCTAATGATGCTGTCTGGGATTGTACTACGTTTTAATAATCTCGCCACAATGTTGGCCTCAAGTAAGATCATGACCATCTAGACTCTGCCAAAGTCTCCACTTACTGCTTTAGTCTCCCTGTACTGGAGGCTCTCTGCTGGAAAGATACTTAGAGGATGCCTACTCCAACCCACACTGCAAGATGGAACCTCTCCAAGTGATTATCTGTTTAGAGAGCTCAGTTGAGCATATAAATTTGAAAGCACTTTGAAATTGTGAAGGTCCTTGTTCTTGATTGTTCCTCTCAGTAATCAAATTGTTGGGTATATACATGCTGAGTAAGCAGAGGAGGCCCAAATTTAATATGGGTGTAGCTTTTTAGAGCCAAGATGGACTTCAGAGCTCAATTAATTCAACCTGTCTGTGATCCTCTCCCCAGATGAAGCAACAAGGTTCAGtgatgtctccagagcatgtagCTGGTCAAAGACCAACCCCAGACCAGAATGGATGCCTCTTGACCTCACTTCAGTTCTCATTTCACTTCACCACACTGCTGCTTGACTGTGGTGTCATGGTGCATAACCAGAACTAATTTCAGAACTAACCTTCCAGGATATAGTACATTATGGGATACAAAAGGAATTGCAGCAAAATTAGTGTCAGGGTACTTTGGTTACATTTTGTGTTCCACAACTAATCTACTGTGTGATCTTTTGCAAACCACTCAACATTTCTAGGCCCCCAGCTTCTCAAATTTAAAATAGAGGagactatgcagccataaaaaagaatggaagcatgtcctttgcagcaacacggatgcagctggaggccaatatcctaagcaaattaacacaggaaaagaaagccaaatatcacatgttctcagttataagtgggggctaaacaCTGAGACACTGGGGGCTaccagaggggaagggagggaggggagtgaGGAAAACTAGCTGtggggtactatgctcattacctgggtgacaagatcatATTCCAAGCCTCAGCATCTGagtgggtctggggtggggctgatacttagcattttaaaacaagctcccaggtgacacTGAAGCTTCTGGTCCAGAGGCCATACTTTTAGAACCTTTGGTCTGGAATATTGAGGTTCCTTCCTGCTGGAGCAGTCTATGCTACTTTCAGTCTAGGGGCCTTTTAAAAGCACTTGCCTTTACCATTTTTTTCATGACGTTTGCCTTCCCCCGTGTGTTAGATTTCACTGtgcatgtgtctgtttctgtTACATGCTTCTTAAGAGATGTTTGTGTAATCTAAAGGCTTCTGAAGGTTTTTGTTTTCCAATAATTGTGGACCAGGCAGCCCAAAAAGAACAGCTagaatatcacacacacacacacacatacacatgtgcacttCGTAGGGATCAGAGAACCAGCAGTAAAGAATTACTAGGTCAAGAtttgagagaaagacagaaacaaaagcaGGAACATCACATCCTACCGACATAAAAAAGGTTATTATGAAGGcacaaaacattttgaaataaagaagacctaaatgAGCGGACATGCTCTGTTTAAACATTTGaagattacttttttaaaaaattaatcttctGGTTCAACCAAATACCATGGGAATCCCCAGAGGTTCTAATTTGACAAGCtgattctgaattttatttgaaaattcaaaGGGCCAAGAATAGCCAAGACACATTTGGAAAAAGGTGGGAGATCTTGCTTCACTGTATTTCAAGACTAATTATAGAGCCACTGTAAGTAAGACAGTGTGCTGATGGCACAAGGACAGAAAAATGTCCAAATGGAATAAGATAAAGAGTATAGAAAGAGGCTCATGCCTACATGGAGAATTGATGTAGAATAGTAGTGGCTCAGCAGAACAGTGGGGAAAAATAGTCTTATCAACAGTTGGTTCtgggctgggcatgttggctcatggctgtaatcccagcactttgggaggcagaggcgggcagataacttgaggtcaggtgtgtgagaccagcctggccagcatggtgaaacctggtctctactaaaaatacagaaattagccaggtttggtggcggacacctataatcccagctactcgggaggctgaggcaggaaaatcacttgaacccggaaggcagaggttgtggttacccaagatcgcgccactgcactctagcctgggtgacagagcgagatccagtctcaaaaaaaatagttggTTCTGGACAATCAGATATTCATATTGggtaagaaaaaacaacaacaaaaaaacttgacCCTTATTTCATAccaaagacacacacacgcacgcacgcacacacacacacacgcacacaaacaccCCATTGCCAGATGGATTATAAGcctaaatgtaaaaagaaaaaagataagctTTTAGAAGACAGTACTGGGGACTATCTTCATGTCTTTGATGTAAAAAAAGTCTTCTTAAACAAGATCCAAAGTGCAGTAACCTTAGGGACAAAGACGTGACACATTCGACTACATTGAAATCATGATGAAAGCCTCTGTTCCAGGAAAGTTTCCACTAAGAGAGCGAAGAATCAAAACGCAAAGCAAGAGAAGATACTTGTAATGTATATAATTGACAAAAGACTTGCatacaaaatacagaaagaacTACAGACAGTAAGAAAAGACAGACAATCTGATagaaaacatgggcaaaagaCAAACAGgcattttacaaaaaataactcagTTGCCCGTAACTATATATAAAAGGGTCCAACTTTtatttatcagggaaatgcaacttATTATTTatcagggaactgcaaattaaaactcCAGTGAGCTACTGCTACACTCACCAGGTggctaaaattgaaaaataattgatgttatcaaatgttggcaaggatacgGAGCAAGAGGAACTCTTATTCACTGCTTGTGGGAGGGCAAATTGGTGtaaacaattttggaaaacagtttggcattgTCCAATGCAATTGAATATATGCATATCTTATGATCCAGTAATGCAACTTTTCAGCATGTGGAAATAGAGGCATAAGGGGCACCTACTGGCCAACAGAAATGTGTGCACAAACCAAGTTGTACTATTCAACCTGAATATTAGTGTGGTAAAAGTATAAAGAATATGAAAAGTTATCACCATAAAAGTCAAGTGAGTGATTATTcttgggggaaggagggagttGTGACTGGGAAGGCTCAGGAATAGCTTCTCATAATTCAATTTAGATATAATAGACTGAAAACACAAATTCTTTATGTTAACAAAGTGCCTTTCAAACTCTTTTGAGTTTGGACTGAATCAGAAATTTCTCACTGCTACTCAGTAAAAACATATGCACACACCCCGAACTGAAATATGGGTGTAATTAAACAGCATCTACTTTTACTACATGGCACGAagtaatattttctattcttttaaaaaaaacatgggcccagcacggtggctcacacctatactcccagcactttgggaggctgaggcgggcagatcatgaggtcaggagttcaagaccagcatgaccaacatggtgaaaccccatctctactaaaaaatacaaaaattagccaggcttggtggcaggcacctgtaatcccagctactcaggaggctgaggcaggagaattgcttgaacccggaggcggaggttgcagtgagctgagattgtgccactgcactccagcctgggcgacagagcgagactgtctcaaaaccaaaccaaaccaaaacaaaacaagaaaaaaaaaaaccatgggaGGCTTGGtggagtggctcatgcttataatcccagaactttggcagtctgaagtaggaggatcgcttcagctcaggagtttgagaccagcctgggcaacacagtaagaccttatctctaccaaaaaataaaaataaaaaaattagccacgtgtggtggtgcatgcctgtagttgcagtTTCTTGGGAAACTTTcttgctgaggtgggaggatggcttgagctcaggaggcagaggctacagtgaggcgagatcaaaccactgcactcccacctgggtgacagagtgagaccctgtctcaaaacaaacaaacaaacaacaaaacaaaaccaaaaaaccagaaatcaaaaaccaaaaaaacacgtGGCAGCAACAGGCGGCATGAAATTTCTGCATTTAGAATGCTTTTGTACTCAGCTttcagatggaaaaactgaggcataATTGGAGTAAATTAAGCCTATCTGTTGGATAAAGTGATGGCCTAGAGAAACTTACAATAAGATCTTACAGAGGCTTTCCAAACTGGAGTGCTTTTAGGGTCATCTGTTCCAGCCCTTCATTCTGCAGATGAATAAACCAAGGCTCAGCACCATGTGACTTGTGTGAGCGAGGGATAGGGCTGGGATAAAACATGTCCCCGATTCCTCCTGCAGCATCCCACCATCATGTCTGGGTCATGGCTGCTTTGGCCCAGAGCAGCTGACATCCACCTGGCTCACAGGAAGCCCCCTCCTATTGACTGGGGAGACCCCTAGCCTGGAGAACGTGGGTGCATTTCTCAGGCGAGGGAGAGGACTGCCTGTACACGAGGTGAGTCCAAGGCACCGGCTGAGCTGGCCTGATGGGTGGGGCAGGAGCACCTCACCTGTACTAGGGCACCCCAGGAGGCTGCACCCAGTGACCTGGGCAGAGGATGGGGCCGGCCCTTCTCTCTGCACAGGAAGCCAGCCTCTCAGTGTGGGGAGCCGTCTTGCAGGGGGAGCAGCAATCTCATCTACATAGAATACTGTCTACATGTCCAGGACAAGGATGCAGGCAGCTGCCTGTGACAAGCTCCATAACCCTGCCATGCTCACTCCTTGGCTGTTCACAGACCCTGAAGGCTTGACAGGGCTTGCCTGCTGCCTTCTGCCAACCACAGGATGCTTTCCTGCTGCTTGTCCCTCCTCCCTTGGGACACGGAGGCAGCCATCTGACGGTCACATCATCGCCAGTGTCCCCAGTCCTGGGGATGGGAAACTCTAGCAGGTACCGGAGCTTACCTGAGGCCATCTCAGACAAGAGTAAGCAGAGAGTAAACAGCAGAAGGTAGGAAGTTCTCATGGCGCCTGGCAGGCAGCACCCAGGATTTCAGGAACGGAGGAGTGGCTCCTTTGGAGGCTGAGCTGACAGAGGCTTTCAGAGGCTGGAGTGTCGCTGTATTTATAGGACTGGTGGATTGCACAACCTCGTCGACGGAACTGAAGGGAGGTGCCACAATCGAGGGTGAACTTCTAATCGCTAACCCCTGGTGTCATTTGCCCTGAGCAGTCGGCAGTCACATGGCACGTTGTCTCCATCTGGCTGCCGCTGGATTTAGCTTTCAGCCTGGAGCCCTCCTGTTTGGTGCCAGCTCCTCCTGTTTGGTTTTCTAGGTTAGGCAGTTCTGATGGGGTTTCTGGAAAAGGCAGTTCACACTGGAATCCCTCCTTCTTGATCCCATGGAGGAGAGCCACAGGGAAGCTCTGAGCAGGGGGCCACCTGGCTCTAAGCTGGTGTTGGTCTCTTCCTGCAAGATAATCTCAAACTTTACCCTCTTCCCTTGCAAAAGCAGAGCTGGTTGTAATGAAGTTTCTTCTTCTGGCCAAGGCTACCTTCTCATTTCTCCCCTTGCGCAGAACACTGTCCTCGATGGACCaaacttcctcttttccctctAGACATGTTCTTGGGACGTTCCCAAAGGGTACTCAGAAAGTGAGCCTGCAGTGTGGCCCTTGGAGGTCGAGGGTCTGGTCCAGCCTGGGCCCACCCTGCAGAGCTGCAACTGCCAGACTGGGATGCTGTTAGCGACTCTCCAAGTATCCCTCAGGTTTTCCTTGATTCTAAAGATTTAAGAAACATTTCATTTATCACTGATTTTCATTGTAAGTCTGTGAGCAGCTTTCCTGATGTCTCCGCGGCTTATTTTCAAGCAGCAGACGCTGGCTCTTGCTGACCAAGGAAGGGAAGAGTTTATTCAGAGGATATCAGGGTTGGTGGGGGGTGGTGGCATTGCTGGAGAACCCAGCTTGAGGCTCAGTTTCCAGGAATGACATCCACCCTACATCATCATGGTGGTCTGATGAGAACCCTATGCTGCAGCCACATGGCATGAGACACCCAGAGTGAACTGACCCTCAACAGCTCCACCCCTGGCAGAATGCTGTTCTGCACCCAAACATGCACCTGCCATATACTCCCACTGCACCCCTgccagagaaagacagagacccAGAAAGATGGAcaaacagaaacagagacagaggaagacacAGAGACATGCAGAGAGACagcagagagacacagagaaacagagagatagaaacagagacagagagaagtggaaatagagagagatagagatagagggAAATAgattcagagagacagagacagaaagatgcAGTGGGATCCTGCAGCTAGCTCATTGAGGCAGTTCACAGAGGGTGTTTGGGAGAAACTTGGAAGAGGCTGAGCCATGCCTGACCTCGGAGCAATGAGATtgtggaaagaggaaagaaagaagcgaAACACAGGTCTCCTTGCTGCTTCTGGGTGAGACGCGGTTCAGCCTCTTCCAAGTTCCTCCCAAACACCCACCCTCTGTGAACTGCCTCGATGAGCTCGCTACAGGATTCCATCAGATCTGTTTCTGTCCCTTTCTTTCCGTCTTACTGAACCCACACTATGATTCTTTGACCAGGCCATATTATCCTCATGTTAGAGAAGAAAAATGCTGAGGTGCAGAGAATTGAAAccaattgcccaaggtcacccagccgGTAAATGGAAAACTGGTGTAATAGCCTGGAAAGCCTCGTTCCCTAGCCTCTGTGCTGACCGACTCCTGAGGAGGCTTCCGGGTGATTACACTGGGTGTGGGTTCAGTAagattgtgaaagaaaaatatcctgGGCTGcttcaagctgggaactgctcaggGCCAATctgcctctttttctattcaaGTCATCTTTTTGCTCCCAGA from Macaca mulatta isolate MMU2019108-1 chromosome 8, T2T-MMU8v2.0, whole genome shotgun sequence includes these protein-coding regions:
- the DEFB1 gene encoding beta-defensin 1 precursor; this translates as MRTSYLLLFTLCLLLSEMASGDNFLTGLGHRSDHYNCVRSGGQCLYSACPIYTRIQGTCYHGKAKCCK